CTGTGCGAACAAGGCCAATGGTGGGGCCTCGTCACCTACCCCATCCGCTACGGCGCCGACACCAGAACTGTCACGCACTGGATCCCTGCGTGGGTGCTCAAACCGAAGCGGACCTAGCAGTCCGGCGCCGCTACCCCACGCACTGAATCTGTCGTATTCTGAACAACTTTCTTCAGAACACCAAGGGGGTTCCCATGACCTACTCACACACCTCCGGCATGCCGCCTGGCCACCAGCCAGGCGCACCGCCGACAGGAGTGTGCCATGAGCAGAACCGACAAAACCAAGCCGTTCTGGGTGAAGTTGATGCACGGCGACCTCGCCATCGAGGAGCAGCACAACCACACTGACGGCACATGCGACCTGCCTCCAATCGAGGACGCGACCGCATTCATCTACTGCACCACCCACTGCCGGCGCGCATTCGTCTTCACAGGCACCCGCGTGTGCTGCTGCAAGCTCTGCCAGGACCACGGCTGGGACATCCGCCCCGGCAAGCGCCAGCGCCTCGAATCACGCCGCACATGCCGCAACTGGGAGTGCGAATACTAGAGAGGAAGGTCCCACCATGGCCGACTTCAAACCCACGCACCCCGGCGAGATCCTGGAGACCGAGTTCCTGGAGCCGATGGGGATCTCTGCGTACGTACTCGCGAAGACCATCGACGTCCCCCAGTCCCGTATCAGTGCGATCATCCACGGACGGCGCGGAATCACCGCCGACACTGGCCTGCGGTTGGCGAAGGCGTTCGGGTTGTCGGACATGTTCTGGATCAACATGCAGGCCCGGTACGACGCTGACATGGCGCGGGTTGAGCATGGCGCCGAGTTAGCGAACATCTGCCCGCTGCGGTGAACGCAAGGCGAGATGAACCGGGGAAGAAAGGAGGCATCCCCGGGTCACCCGCCGGGTGACCGAGCAAGAGAAAGGCAAGCTCGGGCACCCAAGTCAGGACTCTGCCACCGGGCACCGACAAACCCGAACAGCGCCGAGGCGTTCATCAAGCAGCTCGTCGGCCCGCGCGATCCTCGGCAACGGCTCACCATCCCGCCGGCACGCAGCACGAACCACCGCGATCAACCAAAGCTCGGTATCAATCGCCTCAATGGTGCGCATACCGGATTAGACGGTATCCACCACCAAACGGTTCCCCGGGGGGCGGATTCGCCTATCCCCCTTCAGTAATCCACTCCAGACCAGCTACATTGGCGGACCACACCACATGTCACTGAGGGGGTCATGGTGTCGATGAAATCGGTCTTGTCGGAGTGGTACCCGCACAATGACGAGACCCTGGCAGACATCGTCAAAACAGGAACGATTTCTCTGGACACCAACGCTCTGCTTGACCTCTATCGGGTGAACCGCGAACAAAGAGACGACATCCTGGAAGTCATCTCAAGCGTCAAAAACCGTCTCTTCATTCCGTACCAGGTGGCGCTAGAGTTCCAGCGCAACCGCCTCAAAGTGGTACATGACACTGCATCTGCCTACGACAAGATCCTGGGCAAGGTCACGCTGCCTCAGGACGTGCTGAATGGCATTCGCGACAGCAAACTTAAGAAGCACGTCGAGAGCATTTTCGGCGAGGCAACCAAGGTTCTTAAGGACGGCTTGGCCGAACTTCAGAAGGAACATGCGCTCAGCCTTGAAGAAGCACGTCGAGACGACCCTGTCCTCAAGGCACTGGACGACCTCATTGAGGACGGATCCCTGGGTTCCGCCCCATCCGTCGAAGAATTGAAGAAACGTCGCGCAACGGCTGTGCAACGAATCAAAGATGGAATACCCCCCGGGTTTGCCGATGCGCAGGGCAAAGAGGATCCCTCAGGCGACTATCTGATCTGGTACGAACTACTAGATCACGCCAAGGAGGCCGGACGCCCTCTCCTTTTCGTCACAAACGATGAGCGGAAAGGTGACTGGTACCGGGAGTCCGTGGGTGGGCAATCGCTGGGTCCACTGCCTGCGCTGGTCGCAGAGATGCGACTAGCTTCCCCTTTATGCACATACCACCAAGTGCCGCTATCCACATTTCTCTGGCTAGCAAACCTGCACCTCGGCACCACGGTCGAGCCAGCGACCATCAAGACAGTCGAGAATATCGAGCCGGCAGGAGCGCAGCCGCCCTTCTCGGAGAGAAATCTCAACGCGCTGGTGTATCAAAAGATATTCGACTTATTAGTCGATAGGAATAAAGTCGACGTCGACACCCTATTGGAGTCAAAGGCCCTGAGAGATGCGCTCAACGATAGGCTTCAACGCGAAGAGCACGCTCGGACATTAGATAGAATATTTGAATCTATGCCAAGTATAGATATTTCCTGGGCGGCTGCAGACGACAATGCCGGCAATGAAACCGATTCAGACATGCCAAGCGAGGGCGGCGACTGAGCACAGTGGCCGAGTCCGATGGATTAACTGATGAGATTGTCTCAAACAAATGGCTGGAGATCGCTTCGGCGATCGAGGGGGTAGTGGCACGCATCCAGGACCCAGATGACTTCATTGTGCAGACATCGTCTGAGCTTGCCGGGGACGATGCCTGCAGCAGTCCCTACCACCTATCCCACTGCGCACGATGGTGTCTCAACGCTGGCGTAGACCATCTGCACGCCCTCAAAACGTTGGTCATAGATTCGTCCGTAATCCATTCGTCTGCCGACTACAGCCTCGCTCGTGGAGCCCTCGAAAATTTCGGTGCTGGATTTTGGCTGCTACATCCACCTGACCGGCGGATCAGAGTTGAACGAGCAATGCGGTGGTGGGCAAAGAATTTCAAAGACCAAAGCAGAGCTACAAAAGGTATGCCAAACGAGACCCCATTAGCGCCCAAGCTCGACAAACTTGTAGACATCGCGCGTGCAGCCGACTGTGATCTTAAGCGGATACGAGATGGCTACACTTCTTCAGAAGCACTGCAATACGCAGATCAGTATTCGTTGGCCCGCAGACCCTACTTAATCTGGCAAGTTTGCTCCGGCTTCGCGCACGGGCGACCCTGGGCCAATATTGGGATGAATGCGATGGAGAAACGTTCCACCGCGGACGAAGGTGTCTCGCTTGTTCGCTTGACCACAGATTACAAACGCTTGCTTGGCATCGCGTGGCCTGCGACGAGGCTGATGGAAGATTTCCTAAGGCTCTACCAAGATCGCGCAAAACAAGCGCCGTGAGTCCCTGGTCTTTCGTCTGCCCGACCTGGGCAGATCGGGCCGCCTTGTCCGATGCGCGAGCCGTCAGTCTGAGCAGCATTATTTCCGAGTGAAAATTGTTGACACTACATGCCAAGGGTTTTCCTTGGAATCGGCTGTGGGCCGATGCTCATCAGCGATAACTTTTGAGGATACTGCGAGCATCGGAACTGCACGGGGGTCAGTGCCATGGCTGTCAAGTGGGGAACGTTAAGCAGGTTCATTCTGACGGTAGTAGCGATTGTCGGAGTGCCAACCTGCACCTTGTTCGTCAAGCGCGCAGATGGCACCTATGACTGGCGGTGGTTCGGCGGGCAAATCTTCTTCGTATTGCTGGCTGCCGGAGTCCCCGCATATGCAGCCTGGCGGCGGAAGCGGACAGAGATAAGCGACCTTACGCGCTCCCGGCTCCACTTGAGTTTTACTCTGAACCCAGTCTTGCGGCGGATAGTCAGGCGCACTGTCGAGGACCCAGCAGCCCTGCGGAACGAAATTAGAGCCATCGTCGTTCGGGCCGCTGCAGATATCGTCGGTCCTGGGTTAATGACACGGTCTTGTTACTTTGAGCTGGTCGAAGTAACAGCCCAGCCGGCACAGGCCGCCCCACTCAAACAGCTCGTATTGGAGGAGCAGGCGGGTCGGGCAGACCCAGTTCTTTCCGAGTTCACGAGCGCAACCCCCCGGGGGGCGGACGCGATCAAGCTGGTGATGACCGATGGTCAGGTCCGGTGCCGTGATGTCATCAAGGAACCTCTGCCGCATTGGGCGGATGACGGAGATCAGACGTACAAGACCTTCATATCTGTTGCGGTCGTCGGTCACGGCACCGCATACGGCATGCTGACCGTTGATGCGCCGAAAGCCGGTGACCTCGACAAACGCGACGTCTACCTCCTGCGCGCCATGGCGGGACTGATCGCGGTCGCCAACACGATCGCTCAGGTTGTCCCTGGTGCTGGCCAGCAATAGGCTTACCGGCACGTACACTATCTATGTCAGTAGTTATACGAGAGGCGGGTTGCGATGGCAGTGACGATGAAGCCCGTTCATGACGAGCTGAACGAGCGCGCAGAGAAGATCCTCCAGAACCCGACGGCTTACTACGCCGAGGCGCGTGAGCTGGCGCGCGAGGAAGTTAAGAAGGAGATGGAGGGCTAAAACCAGCCCCGTCATTTCTCTACACACAGGTCGTGGGTTCAGCGCACCAATCGGGTGTCGCCGATCCCTTTTGCATCGCTGGTGTCGTCACAGTGCACATCACAACGCCGCTTTCTATGGGCTCGATACGACTTCATCCGGCAGGAATCAGAGCACCAACGGCGCCGTCTGCCAGTGACGCGTTCAGGCACCCGATGCCCGCACCAACCGCACGGAATCAAGGCCGGCTTTCTCCTGCTCCACATGCAATTACTCCTTAATGCGGGGCGTGCGGTTCGAAAACCTGGGGAACCGTACAGACAAGAATCATCAGCTTCCATCCGCTACTGAGAGGGGACGGCGGGTAGGGGGTCCAGGCCAGGGGGTCTAGTCAGTCTGGATCCTCATCGTGATCACCGAGGTCCATCTCGAAGGTGCTTTGGTAGAACGACTCTGGCCATTCGTCCCAGCCTTCGGGGACCGTCCGAAGGACGCTGTTGCCTAAGTCGGCGAGCTGCCAGATCAGTTCCCCAGCGCCTTTGGGTCCGTGCTTGCCGACGTCGTCGGGAAGGTCGTCGGTGTAGTGGCGAATGTTGTTCCACACCGCTTCCCAGTCACCTTCGAATGCTGCGTTGACAAACCGATGTGCGTCTTCGTGTGGCCCGCAGACGAGGTTGTTGTAACGGATCTCCATCCAGGTTGAGCCAGTCTTTGGATTGTCTTCGACCAGTTCGTGGACGAAGTAGGCGAGGTGGATCAACAGGTCCACGATGGGGTGATCGTGTTCATCGATCCCGTAGTCGGCGAGGATTGCGTATCGCATTCGGGGATTCCCGTGGCGAGCGCAGCGCACTAGTTGTACTGCGTCGCGGCGGATCGGTGCTCTGTTCATTTCTTGTGCCTGTCCCGTGCTGTTTTCTTCTTATGGCAATCCTTGTGTACAGCTCGGAGATTGTGGCCGTCTTCGTTTCCACCGCGTGCTTGGTTGCGAACATGGTCGACTTCGGTGGCGCCAGGGGTGTTGCAGAGGTAGCAGATGCCGTTGTCGCGGGCGAGGATTCGGGCACGTGTGGCGTCCCAGCCTTTGGGCTTCTTCCAGTTGCTGGTTCCCCAGCCGTATGGGTATGGGTGTTGCGGGCAGCGGG
Above is a window of Mycolicibacterium boenickei DNA encoding:
- a CDS encoding HigA family addiction module antitoxin translates to MADFKPTHPGEILETEFLEPMGISAYVLAKTIDVPQSRISAIIHGRRGITADTGLRLAKAFGLSDMFWINMQARYDADMARVEHGAELANICPLR
- a CDS encoding PIN domain-containing protein produces the protein MVSMKSVLSEWYPHNDETLADIVKTGTISLDTNALLDLYRVNREQRDDILEVISSVKNRLFIPYQVALEFQRNRLKVVHDTASAYDKILGKVTLPQDVLNGIRDSKLKKHVESIFGEATKVLKDGLAELQKEHALSLEEARRDDPVLKALDDLIEDGSLGSAPSVEELKKRRATAVQRIKDGIPPGFADAQGKEDPSGDYLIWYELLDHAKEAGRPLLFVTNDERKGDWYRESVGGQSLGPLPALVAEMRLASPLCTYHQVPLSTFLWLANLHLGTTVEPATIKTVENIEPAGAQPPFSERNLNALVYQKIFDLLVDRNKVDVDTLLESKALRDALNDRLQREEHARTLDRIFESMPSIDISWAAADDNAGNETDSDMPSEGGD
- a CDS encoding GAF domain-containing protein, with translation MAVKWGTLSRFILTVVAIVGVPTCTLFVKRADGTYDWRWFGGQIFFVLLAAGVPAYAAWRRKRTEISDLTRSRLHLSFTLNPVLRRIVRRTVEDPAALRNEIRAIVVRAAADIVGPGLMTRSCYFELVEVTAQPAQAAPLKQLVLEEQAGRADPVLSEFTSATPRGADAIKLVMTDGQVRCRDVIKEPLPHWADDGDQTYKTFISVAVVGHGTAYGMLTVDAPKAGDLDKRDVYLLRAMAGLIAVANTIAQVVPGAGQQ
- a CDS encoding HNH endonuclease is translated as MPRAPKVCTADGCTTLVHGGTRCPQHPYPYGWGTSNWKKPKGWDATRARILARDNGICYLCNTPGATEVDHVRNQARGGNEDGHNLRAVHKDCHKKKTARDRHKK